The Flavobacterium psychrophilum genome includes a region encoding these proteins:
- a CDS encoding septum formation inhibitor Maf → MLKEKLKGFKIVLASGSPRRQQFLRELDADFEIRLKEVDEIYPDTLQGAEITDYLAELKAAALSESLSDDEILITSDTIVWHENRALGKPKDKEDAFTMIKSLSGKTHEVITSVCLKNAGNSETFNETTRVTFNPLSDDEINYYLDKYQPYDKAGSYGIQEWIGLVAIARIEGSYANVVGLPVDKVYQNLLKFTLKA, encoded by the coding sequence ATGCTTAAAGAAAAATTAAAAGGTTTTAAAATTGTACTTGCATCGGGATCACCCCGCAGACAGCAGTTTTTAAGGGAACTGGATGCTGATTTTGAAATTCGCCTTAAAGAGGTAGACGAAATTTATCCCGATACTTTACAAGGCGCCGAAATAACAGATTATCTGGCTGAACTTAAAGCAGCAGCTTTAAGTGAATCCCTTTCTGATGACGAAATACTTATTACCAGCGATACAATAGTATGGCACGAAAATAGGGCACTTGGCAAACCTAAAGATAAAGAGGACGCTTTTACCATGATAAAGTCACTTTCCGGCAAGACACATGAGGTTATTACATCTGTATGTCTTAAAAATGCAGGCAATAGCGAAACATTTAATGAGACGACGCGTGTTACATTTAATCCGTTGTCGGACGATGAGATAAACTATTACCTTGACAAGTACCAGCCTTATGATAAAGCCGGTTCCTACGGTATACAGGAATGGATAGGTCTTGTTGCAATAGCCAGAATTGAAGGTTCTTATGCTAATGTCGTAGGTCTTCCGGTAGATAAAGTTTATCAAAATCTGCTAAAATTTACGTTAAAAGCATAA